Genomic segment of Paenibacillus polymyxa:
CAAATATCGGAAACACCCATTTCAGTACAAACTTGCCTGTTGTAAGATGTTCTTGATAGCCCTGAGCCATCAACACGCAAGAAACAAGCATGATAAGCCCAAACGGCAGAATCAGTTTATGGTATGAAACACGTAATACATCTTCAGCAGCCTTAACCGCCGCATAATAGAAAATAAAAATTTTGAAAAAATCAAAAATAATGACAGTCATGACCCCAATTACATCCACTCTATCGACGAAATCTGATATTTCCACCTTGCTGATCATAGAAAGCAGCGGGTAAGTGGCCCGTTTGAATACGTCCTCCCCAAGCACAACCACATTTGACAGTGTAACAAAAGACAGGATTGCGCCTCCCAACAATACAGCGGTGACCCCAACCCCGTTGGCACGGTAGCCTTTCTTTAATGTGGGAAGGATCATCGCAAACGTGACCATCTCACCGTATGGCAACATCAAGGCTTGTGAATAGACAACCTCCCATACCGGCTGCCAGCCATGCTGGGCAATAGGAAATATATTGCTCATATGAACAATGCCTGACAATAAAATCATGATATTCGTAGCGAAGCCCAGCAGCAGCAGCAAAAATAACAGCATAAGTCCCGTGCGGCCTGCGACCTCAATTCCCAAATGCATCACATACATAACAAGACCAATCATCAGGACACAGACGATAGTTAACGGCGTATGCTGTAATGTCCGGTCGGCAATCAGTATTCCAGTATCTCGAAGATCGCGTGCTCCACCGTAAAGAAAAAACACAATATATAAAAAGGCAAGCACGCTCCCAGCAGTTTTGCCCAGGAGCACCTTGCAGTACTGTGTCATGAGTAGGTCGGGAAAGTGGCGGTGAAGGCTGCCGTAGCATAGAAAAAGTAGGGCTCCCAAACCTGCGGCGATAAGAATAGCAATCCACGCATCCTTGCCCGCATCTCGTCCGGGAATAGACATCATGGACGTCCCCAACTCAAACAGCATCATCAGGGAAATCATCTCTTTTGCGTCGATTTGTATCTTTTTCAATGCCTTCCCTCCTTTCCCGATTTCACTAATTGGACTCTCCCTTTGAATAAGGGCTAGTCCGTGACTGTGTATGCTTCAGTACCGAAGTCACCTGAACACGAACGGTGCTTTCTGCAAAATAGCGGCTCCATTCAGGTGAGAGTTTTTTCCACTGTTCAGGATGGCTTTTCTCCAGTGCATGGCCTAGGCCGAGTACATCACTACGGCTACGCTGAACCTCCTTAACCGTTGAAGTAATCACTTTTTTTGTTTCTTCTCCCCACTGTTTCTGCAAGCTATACATAACCTCTGGACTTTTTAAGTCAATCGAGCACTCGGCTTCCTGAATCGTCCCGGTCTGCTCCAAATTAATAACAAATACCGGCTTCCCTTGCTCGATCAGACTGTGTACATGTGTTTTAGAATACAAGGTTTCGATTCCAATGGTTTCACCTTTTTTGCCGCAGCTCAACGCGGTTTCAGCACTTTTCACTTTATTGTTTACTATAGATAATCCAATAGCTCGGTTATCGTCCAGCCAATGGACGAGACGATCCTTACGGAACACACCCATACCGTTAATGCGAACAACCGCTTCGGGCAAAATAGTATCCACGTTAGCCTTAAGGGGAGCCTGCTCCAAATTACCTTCTACTTCTACACCAGTAAGGACAGGCCCACTACCTTTATTGGACATACTCCGGATAACATCGTCTAGACTCACTGCGTAATCCCCGGCGTACATACGCTGGGACGCTTCCAGCTTACCCGAGATATCATTAGCAGGAATACGACCGATTGCAGTCATGGATGCCAGTACGTTCTTGGCCGTTTCACCGCGTGCTACCAGCATTTTCATCGTTAGTCGGGGCTCCGCAGCCCTTTCCAAATAATCCAACGTATCCCCGATACCACGTCGAGCCAGCTTTTCTCCAAAAACGACAATCCTCGCATGGGCCAGAGAAACTACCCGCGGAATCTTCTGTGAAGCTTTGCGAATCACTTGAAAAAGGTTGCTTCCCTTTTGCTGATACAGCACAACTGGGGTATTTCCTCGGGCTTTAGCCCCGGCAATTTCATCCGCTACGATAATCTGTAGGGAAACCACATAATCGGATTCACCGTCCGCATCAATGCCTATAGCCGCGACTACTGCCCGCTGGTTCAACTCCACTGAATCCCAGCAGCCAGAGAGAAGCGGCATGACTAGTAGCCCCACCAAACTCAGCATCCATATTCTCCATTTAAAGGTTACCGTGCTTCGTTCACTCCCCTTCTCCAGATGCACCCTGAGCGCCCCCCTCCCGCATTGGTGAAGTTTTATCGGAAGGGGAAATCCCGCTTCCATCCTTCATTCGTGTCTGATTCGTTGATGTAATACTTTTAGGACGTTTCCGCATCATCCAAAATGGCATTCGCAATACCGCATCCTTTTGACTCTCCAGCACAAAAGGACTGAAAGGGGCCATGTAGGGCACCCCAAAAGAGCGAAGACTGTTCATATGGGCGATCAGCGCAATGAGCCCCAATGTAATGCCATACAGCCCCATAAATGCAGCCAGCACCATAAAAACAAACCGGAACAGTCTCCCGGCTACCGCCATGTTATATGTCGGAATCGCGTAGCTGGCAATCCCCGTCAGCGCTACTACAATCGTGAGCAGCGGGGTGACAATTCCAGCCTCCACAGCCGCTTGTCCCAATACAAGCGCACCGATAACGGATACCGTTTGTCCGCCCACACGGGGCATTCGAATACCTGCTTCTCGCAAGATTTCAAAGGTGATTTCCAGAATAAACGCCTCCAGAAATGCCGGAAAAGGAACGGATTCCCGCTGCGCTAGTATGCTGATCAGCAGTGGGGTTGGTATCATTTCATAATGATAAGTGGTTAAGGCGATGTAGAGAGAAGGCCCCAAAATCAGAATAATAAAGCTGATATAACGTATGACTCGGATGACAGTTGCCATGTCATAACGTTCCGAATAATCGGAAGAACTTTGAAAAAATTGAGCAAATACAGTAGGCATCACCAGTACAAATGGATTTCCATCCACAATGAGTGCCACCCGACCCTCCATAATGTTGCTGCTAATCGTATCCGGTCTTTCCGAGTTATAGATCGTTGGAAATGGTGTGAGATTTTGGTCCTGTATCATCTCTTCTACCATGCCGGATTCAAATATGGCGTCAATATTGATGGCTTTTACCCGTTTACGAACTTCATCTACGACACTTGAATCTGCAATATTTTTCATATACAGTATGGCCACATTCGTGAGGGACGTACTTCCCACTTTGAACATCTCCATCGTAAGATCGGAGCTTTTAATCCGCCGACGTACAAGAGAGACGTTCGTGAACAGGGATTCCACAAATCCATCCTTCGGCCCCTGGACGACAGACTGTGTGGAGGGCTCGTTAACCCCCCGCGTCTCTCCTCCGCGTGTGCCGCATGCGATGGTTTTTTTACAGCCTTCCAGCAGAATGATCGTATCTCCCATTAAGAGTTGTTCCATCATGGAATTCCAATCATCGCAATCCTTCACTTCACCCAGTTCCAGCGCATGGGCCTGTATCCGATTGTAAAGCTCTTCTGCACTTTCTACCTCAGCAGCCACCTCGGCAGATGGGCGGCTAAGCAATGATTTCATGACGAGCTCATTCACCGTGTCCGTCTTGACCATACTATCTAGAAATACAATGGCGGCAGGAACATCCGCCTTTAGTCCGACATTAAAACGGCGAATCAAGAAGTCTGGGCTGTTAGACGTCGATTCCTTAATTTGCTGCAAGTTGGTATCCAAATGAGCCTCGATCTTTAAAGAACGTGAAGAATTTTCTTTATTCCTGTCCGCACCCGACTTTTTATTATGTTTGCGATAGGGATAGCGAATCATGAGCAAACCTCATCTCCAGTAAGGCAGCAATAGCTACCGCCCATTTTTCCTTATTCTTGTATCTTTGGAGTATGCTCAATCTATTCCCAGTTATGCACCAAACATGTGAACGAAACGCTATAAGCGCACCCGCGTAATAAATTTCAATAAATTCTTCATTTGCAAGCTTAATGTCAGTTTTTTTGATAAAATGAAGGAATATGCCTCTCGGGAGGGTTAGCATCTTGTTCAGTACGTTTTTTGTAAATACCTGTATCCTTGTCACCTTTTTGTACATAACAGGCCTTATATCACAAAGATATAAAATCCGACTGCACACCTTGAAACGTAAGGTACATTGGATTGGAGGCGCCCTTTTTGGGTGCTACGGCATAGTTATGATGTACTATTCAATTCCAGTAGGATTTAATACGATTGCCGATCTTCGTCATTTGGCCATCGTAGCTACCGCAACGTATATCGGCGCCCCAGCAGCACTCATGGCTACCCTGTTTATATGTGTAGGTAGATTATTACTGTTTGGTATTAACACTCAAGCCATCGTAGGCGCTGTTTTTATGCTGTTTGCCGGTCTGGGGTGCGCTATACTGTCACATTTGTCGTGGTCACGTTTGCCCAAGCTGATTATGATGAACATTTTTGCTTTGGGCTTTATATTTTGTTCCCTGATGGTTAATTTAAAAGATCTTGATGATGTTCTGCACGTGTATCCGCTCCAATTCTTCATTTCCATGGTCGGCGGATGTCTTCTGTACCTCATTGCTGAATCTATCAACACATCCAATGAGCTGTTACTTCGACTGGAGCATACCTCCTACACAGACCATCTCACTAATTTAAGCAACAGAAGACAGCTTGAGTTTTCATTGGAAGAAAAGCTCCCTCAAGCTCGCCAACGTCATGAGCACTTATCTGTACTGGTGTTGGATATTGATCACTTCAAGGAAGTCAACGATACCTACGGACATGCGGCAGGAGATGCAGTGCTGCGCCAGCTTGGGCAGATTTTAATGGAAAAATGTCGTCCTAATGATGTAGTCACCCGCAGCGGGGGGGAAGAATTCACTGTGCTTTTGCCGAATTGTGCTTTTCGGCAAGCGCTGCACATAGCTAATCAGATTCTAAGTGGAGTAAATCAGCACGAGTTTATTTTAGCGGACGATCTTGTTCTTAAAGTCACGGTGTCCATCGGCGTGACGACCTTTCCTGGTACCGGGGAAGATATGTCCGGGGCAGCCCTGCTGGAGCAGGCAGATAAAGCACTATACGAAGCTAAAAATGCAGGACGTAACCGGGTTTGCTCATATGAAATATAATTTGAGGCATGACCATTTCATAGAAATAGCCGATACAACCCTCTCTTGAGAGTCGTATCGGCTATTATCATTTTGAATCTTCATTATGATTGCATTTCCCCACCACGAGTGATGTACGATTGGCAAGCGAAGCCAGCGTATGGGACCCCCATACTTCTAGCATACGTTGTTCGCTCTCGGCTAAAATTTCGGATACGGCTATCGCCAACTCCTCACAAAAAGGATTGGTTTCCGGTTCATGCATCATACCCGGGAAAATTGGATCACATATTTCAATGGCGTGGTATATATCGGCAAGTGTAATATGGTCGGCCGAACGGGTAAGCACATAGCCTCCCTCACGACCTTCGCGTGCTGCAATCAAATCTGCCTGTACAAGTCGTGTCAGCACCCTGCGCACCAAAGTGACTTCACAGTCAATGGAACGGGCAATAGAACCGCTGGCACAGAGTTCTCCGTACTTTTCCAAATAGACAAGCGCCTTTACCGCCACCCCAAGCCATTTGGGCGTTGCGGTGCGTAGTCGTTTTTCACTATTCAAATGAGATGACACCCCTAAGCTGTAGAAACTTCGTTGAATGCATTGTACGTGATGTCAGAAGTAAGTTCAAGCCTGAAAGCCGGAATCCTCTGTAGCATTAGCGCCCAAAGTAAAATGAGCTAGCCGCACTTCCCCGCTCAACAACAGGTATACATCACGTGTGCCAGAGACTGAATGTACCGCTTCCGCGAGCGTAATCCATGCTTGCGCCCCTCCTGTATTGCCCACATTCACACGTGCCACAGCTTCGCTGTCCGGCGCATCCAAACGCAGCTCAATTGTGGCATCGCTGCTGTTGCCTGACACGCGGCACTGAAGCTCGACCACACTCACCACCGTATCCATGTCTACGCCATGAAAGGCAATCCAACCGGAACGTTGAGGTGTCCGCGGACGTACACAAGCCTCCCTTTGCTCCTTGCTTTCATCCAATACGATGTCGGAGCAATCATCAAAGTTTTCAGCGCGGATACTTCGTCCGGCTTGGCGTGGCGGAATAACTTCGCCACGAACGTACACAGGGTGCTCCAATCGGATATCCGCTGAGGAAGCGCCCGCCAGCAGTGTATATTCACCCGATTCAACGCAATAGCAATCCCGTGTGACATCCCAAATCGCCCAATCCTTCACCCGAATCGTAAAGGAAACCGTTCGCCTCTCACCTGGCTCTAGGCGAATGCGTTGAAATCCGCACAATGTCTTCAGTGGTCGCTTTACTCGTGAGGCACCGGGACGTACATAGAGTTGTACAACCTCTTCACCAGCAGCCACGCCCCGATTCGTCACCTCTACCCACACCTGGAGCGTATCCATGGCATTCAGTGCAGCAATAGACTTTACGCTATCCTTTGGGGCATCCGTACGCAGGTCATTATATTCAAAAGGCGAATACGTCAATCCATGGCCAAACGGATATAAAGGTTCACCTTCAAAATATTGATAGGTACGACCGCCGCGAATAATATCGTAATCTTTAATGTCGCCCAATTGATCCTCGCTCTGAACCCAAGTCATGTTCAAACGCCCCGCTGGCGCGTAGTCTCCAAATAACACATCCGCTATTGCTGTACCATGCTCTTGTCCCGCATGAGACGTGTATACGATCGCTGGAATATGCTCCTGAACCCAAGGGATGGCAAATGGATAGCTGCCCGTCAGAACCACAATCGTATTCGGATTGACGCGATACACTTCCTCGATAAGCCGTTGCTGGGAAGCTGGCAGTTCCAAGCCTGGACGGTCATTCTCTTCCTTTCCATTGATGAGCGGGTGATTTCCAACAAATACAATTGCTGTATCTGCCGCTTGCGCAGCGGCTATCGCTTCCGCTAAACCATCTGACACCGTCTCTACATGGAATGTTGTATGGCTCTGTCCTGAAACTGTCGAGGCTGTCGAGGCGTTACTCTCTACAGCGTGAAGTACAGATTTTTCAGCCTCCACTACCTTTAATGAGCCCTCCGTTCCGGCAATCACTGAATTGCCATTCCATGTTGTCCACAGATGCTCTCCTTGTTCAACAGGAGTCAGCCCAAAGACCTCTTTGACATACCAGCCATACGCTTCATCAGCTGTCACACGGAGCGTCTCCTCATCACTCGTCACGTAAGTACCTAGATGCTCATCATGTAACGTCACACTGCCATAGCCCCAATCCGTCATCGTCAATATCGTGGGCTTTCCATCCTGGGACAGGCGCATCTCACCAGAAGAATCGACTGTGAGCTTCGCTCCGTCATTCGCCGCCGTCAAGGTCACGCGATTATTGGCATCACGGTACACGACGCGTTCCTTTGCGTCCTCACCTTCCAGTTTGGCACGAATCGCCTCCAGCGGTGTAACCCGGTAGGGCAGCGTACCGGAATACCAGTCGCGGTACACCTCATTGCCATGCGTACCAATGACCGCTACTTTGCCGCACCGGGCAGGGTTCAAAGGCAAGAGTTCATGCTCATTTTTAAGCAATACGATCTGCTCCCTCGCCGCACGCAACGACAATTCACGGGCTTGCTCTGTCAGGAGAGCTTCCTCTCCGATTGAGGCATAAGGATTGTCTGCCGCCAGATCAAATTCCCCCAAACGAAAACGGACGCGGAACGTATGGAACAGTGCCCGATCCAAGTCTTCTTCTTGTAGCGTTCCTTGCGCCAAGGCTTCACGAATCGCCTGTTTGGAGAGCTCTGCATCATCTGTAATGCTGTCAATTCCCGCCTGAATAGATTCGGCCACACCTGGCGTGTGGGAATCGTAATACTGATGATCGTTGACAATCCCCATGATATCCCCCGCATCACTTACAACAAAGCCGTCCATCCCCCATTCGTCCCTGACAATATCGTTAACCCCATGATATAACGTAGCAGGCGTTCCATTAATCAGGTTGTAAGAAGTCATCATCGACTGGGCGCCGCCTTCCGTAAAAGGCTTCTCAAAGGCTCTTAGGTAATATTCTCGCAGGTTTCGTGGATCTATACTGGAGGAGCCACTTCCCCGATCCACTTCATTATTGTTACCCAGAAAATGTTTTAAAGTGGCAACCGCTTTCAAATATACCGGATGATCCCCCTGTATCCCCTTGACTAACTCCTTTGACAGCTCTCCCGTCAAATATGGATCTTCGCCGTAAGCTTCCTCATTGCGTCCCCACCTCGGGTCACGCTCCATATCCACTGTAGGTGCCCACAGGGTCAGACCGTTTAATTTGGCATCACGACGATAGTAAACACGCGCCTCATCTGCGATAACAGAGCCGATGAGGCGCATTAATTCCGTATCCCAAGTACATGCCAATCCTACAGGCTGAGGAAATGAAGTCGCCTCACCCAACCACGCTATCCCGTGTGCCGCTTCTGTACCGTGCTTATAAGCTGCGACTCCCAATCGGTCAATGGCCGGCTGGTATTGCAACATGGATTCAACCTTTTCCTCCAAGGTTAGTCGCGACACAAGATCCCGTACACGCTCATCCAGATGAATCTTCGGATCTTGAAATAAATATTCGATACCCGTTGTTTCATGACTCATATCCGTCATCTCCTTGGCTTAATTAAGATGATTAAAAGTTCATTCATGAAAGCGTTTTAATATATCATAGCTAAAAAGGGGTACCCCGGCAACAATACCGAAAACATCCTATACTGATTGAAAGAGAGACCGCAGCATAAAGACAAAAAAAGTTGTATTTTACCTTCAATATACAAAGCTAAAAATAATATTTTTTGGTATAATCAGGATATATCATGGAAGGAGGAAGCTCTAATGAAAAATACTGGAATGACACGACCTCTAGATCAATTGGGCCGGATTGTACTTCCTAAGGAAATGCGGACCACAATGGATATCAATATCGGTGATTCACTTGAATTTTTCGTAGATGAAGAAGGGTTTGTACTAAGAAAATACACCGGTGTCTCCTGCAAATTTTGCGGCGCGGTGGATCATTTAACTTATTTTCGCGACAGCTTTATTTGCGCAGAGTGCATCCAGGTATTAAAGACCGATGAAAATGTGCATGCCACAAGCACCGATGCTATCCAGGCTCAAGAAGATTCTAAGCCGACCCGAACCAACACAACCTGGCAACCCAAGCAATCTAGAGTGCAGCAAGGTGAAATGGTAAAAAAGCTACGCAAGCTAATTCAGGAACACCCGAACCTGCCACAAAAAGTATATGCAGAAATGCTAGATATTTCTCAAGGCCGGGTGTCCCAGTTGAAAAAGCTACTCTAAACCTTCTCAAAACAATATCCCAAGATCATATACTATGTACTCGCAAGCCTATCATTTTCATCGCAACTACGATGGCCAGATATAGAGTAAGGTGCATTTCCGCGGATGTGTCCCTTACTCTGTATCTGGCTTTTTTATGCTGTCCGCTTCTACCAATGTGACAATAGTCACATACTCTCAATGTATACGTATATACAATATATAGATCGAAACAATTCGTTAACACAAGATATCATCAATATGTTGTTTTTGTGAAAAATATATATATTTTACTATATGGAGGGTTTTACGATGAAGGTGCTGGAGGAACATCAATTATACGACATCGGCGAGCGGGTCATTGGGGCACAAGATCTGGACATGCTACGGGAGAATGCAAATTTGAATGGAGAATCGTTCAGCGGCAAAATGAGCAAGCTTGGGTCCGAGTATGCCAAATGGTATGCGCGCCTGCGGGTACTTCCGCCTGAGCTGACGAACGCGATTGACCACGGGTATGTATATGTTCACGATTTGGACCAATATGCACTCGGAACTACAAATTGTATCTTTATTCCTTTTGGTCGTTTACTGCGAGACGGCTTCAATACAGGCAACGGCTCTGTGCGCACACCGCAAACGATTATGTCTGCTATGGCACTAGTCGCCATCATATTCCAGTCTCAGCAAAACAGCCAATTCGGAGGTGTCTCTGCCAATAAAATCGATTGGGACCTTGCCCCATACGTTGCCCGGTCCTTCCGCAAGCATCTGCGCAAGGGACTCCGGTTGTTCGAGGAAGAGATAGAATCCAGTCTGTCTGACGACGAACTACATATGGCCAATCCCCATTTGCAAGAAGTCTGCCCTCGTTCCTACGCATTCGCACGCGAAGAAACGGAGACGGAAACCCGGCAGGCTGCTGAATCGCTCATTCATAACCTGAACACCATGAGCAGTCGGGCGGGGGGACAGATTCCATTCACTTCACTGAATTACGGAATGTGCACGTCTGCTGAGGGACGGCTTGTTACTCAATCGCTGCTGGAGGCCACTATTCGCGGCTTGGGCAGCGGGGAAACTCCTATTTTTCCACAACATATTTTCCAATGTAAAGAGGGAATCAACCAGGCAGAAGGCGACATCAATTATGATTTGTTCTTACGGGCGGTAGAATGCTCTAGCAGACGGATGTATCCCAATTTTGTGAATGTGGATGCCACCTTCAACCTGCCTTTTTACCGTGCTGATGATCCAGATACCATTATAGCGACAATGGGTTGCCGTACCCGCACCATTTCTGACCGTTTCGGTAGAAACCGGCAAAGTGGCAAGGGGAATCTCTCCTTCAATACCATTAATCTGGTGCGGCTTGGCATTGAATATGGTATTTGCACAGGCAAACGCCTGACACCTGACCGTGATCGCTTTGATGCGAGACTAGAAGAAGTTATGCGCATTGCGGTAGATGGCCTAATTCATCGCTATCAAATCCAGACCAGCCAACCGGCCAAAGCCTCGGACTTTATGATGCGCGAAGGGGTATGGGAAGGTGGAGAACAACTGGCACCAGATGATAAGGTGGGAGGCGTACTAAAACACGGTACGCTTTCGATTGGGTTCATCGGGCTGGCTGAGTGCATGAAGGCACTATACGGGAAACACCACGGGGAGGATGATTTTGTATACCGCGAGGCACAGCGAATCATCACTTCCATGCGCGTGTATTGCGATCGAATGAGTGAACATCACAATCTAAATATTACATTATTTGCTACGCCTGCCGAAGGTCTGTCGGGCAAGTTCACATTGCTGGATCAACGTGATTTCGGGATTATTCCTGAGGTAAATGATCGAGAATATTACACGAATTCTTTTCATATTCCCGTGTATTACACGCTCCCGGCTGCTCGTAAAATCAGCTTGGAAGCTCCGTTCCATAACCTATGCAACGCTGGTGCGATTTCATACATTGAGCTGGACGGTAATGCGCGGAATAACCCGGATGCGTTTCTTAAAATTGTTCAGTATGCGCTGCATCAGAATATCGGCTACTTCTCCATCAACCATCCGGTGGATCGTTGTACGGAATGTGGTTATGAAGGGATTATCGGGACAAGCTGCCCCCAATGTGGCACAGATGAGGAGCACACACACTTTCAGCGCTTACGTCGGGTAACCGGATATCTGACAGGAGATTATACCGTTCGCTTTAATGCCGCAAAACAGGCAGAAGTTCGAGACCGGGTGAAACATAAGTGAATTTGTGTGGCTACATTCCGGAATCTCTGAACGAAGGATACGGCCTGCGCTCCGTTGTGTTCATTAGCGGTTGCCGTCATGCCTGTCCTGGATGCTTTAATCCAGAGTCATGGAGCTTCCGTGCAGGCGAGCCATTCACCCCCCAACGACAACAGGAGGTCATTCGTGACATCATGGAAAATCCGTTGTTGGATGGACTGACTCTCTGCGGGGGAGACCCGTTTTTCTCAGCAGCAGAATGCTCGCAATTTGTGCGTGACTTCCGCGAAGCCTGTCCCGACCGAACCGTGTGGGCTTACACTGGCTTTGTCTATGAAGATCTACTCACAGATCAGGAGCGACAGGAACTGGCGCTTTTGTGCGATGTGATTGTGGACGGTCGTTTTGTAGAACAGCAAAAGGACCTGACCCTTCCCTTCCGGGGCAGTCGCAACCAGCGTCTGGTAGATGTGAAAGCCAGTATTCAGGCAGG
This window contains:
- a CDS encoding anaerobic ribonucleoside triphosphate reductase; translated protein: MKVLEEHQLYDIGERVIGAQDLDMLRENANLNGESFSGKMSKLGSEYAKWYARLRVLPPELTNAIDHGYVYVHDLDQYALGTTNCIFIPFGRLLRDGFNTGNGSVRTPQTIMSAMALVAIIFQSQQNSQFGGVSANKIDWDLAPYVARSFRKHLRKGLRLFEEEIESSLSDDELHMANPHLQEVCPRSYAFAREETETETRQAAESLIHNLNTMSSRAGGQIPFTSLNYGMCTSAEGRLVTQSLLEATIRGLGSGETPIFPQHIFQCKEGINQAEGDINYDLFLRAVECSSRRMYPNFVNVDATFNLPFYRADDPDTIIATMGCRTRTISDRFGRNRQSGKGNLSFNTINLVRLGIEYGICTGKRLTPDRDRFDARLEEVMRIAVDGLIHRYQIQTSQPAKASDFMMREGVWEGGEQLAPDDKVGGVLKHGTLSIGFIGLAECMKALYGKHHGEDDFVYREAQRIITSMRVYCDRMSEHHNLNITLFATPAEGLSGKFTLLDQRDFGIIPEVNDREYYTNSFHIPVYYTLPAARKISLEAPFHNLCNAGAISYIELDGNARNNPDAFLKIVQYALHQNIGYFSINHPVDRCTECGYEGIIGTSCPQCGTDEEHTHFQRLRRVTGYLTGDYTVRFNAAKQAEVRDRVKHK
- the nrdG gene encoding anaerobic ribonucleoside-triphosphate reductase activating protein yields the protein MNLCGYIPESLNEGYGLRSVVFISGCRHACPGCFNPESWSFRAGEPFTPQRQQEVIRDIMENPLLDGLTLCGGDPFFSAAECSQFVRDFREACPDRTVWAYTGFVYEDLLTDQERQELALLCDVIVDGRFVEQQKDLTLPFRGSRNQRLVDVKASIQAGYTVSLT